The sequence AGATTTTTTCGAAGGCTACAACAGTTAACAAATTCGAAAATTTATCTTCGATTCCCACTTCTTTTAgcgctttttcttttaaatttatatAGCCATATTTCATAATGGATAAAACTGTACTCATTATTAATGcttaaatttatgaaaaatattttgttattcgAAGTCAATTATGCATATGGCACTTTAACATCACAATTATAGAATTTTGagtatttaaataaaataaaaataaagaagaaaaagaagctaaaatcgagattttattttaaaaattgctTTTTATGCACGCCAAAACTCTTCTCTATTAATTTTGTTTGGCACCAattaataattgttcttcaaaaaATAATTGTTGGATAAACTTGTTGCTAACATTAAAACCTCCTTATAACATAAATTTATATGGTAATACTAATTCATTAGTGTACCAGGCCATCTACTGTTGACATTTGGAAGTGATATCAATTCAACATGAATAAGAACACTTTTAGCTGCCTCTTACAAATATCCAAAGGATTATTAAGCCAATGGTTTTtctaaacaaaaatgactgacGTTAATACTATCCTGCTCAAGCACAAGGAATTCTATAAATATAGCTACACAATTAAATGCACATGTATGTGGTTAATGAGTCACAATGCAAACAATTCAATTGTCCACCGCACAATCAGGTGTGAGACATATTTTTATAATCAATTGTTGATTTTAGGACTTTGCTAACATAGTTTCTTCCTTTCTCGAGTTAGTACCTTCATTGGTTTTAAGGACTAAATTAAAGCAGAAATCAACAACAAGAACGTTCTTAATATAGCAATAGGAAAAGATGGTGTAACTTATTATTGTCGCAACACAAAAATCATGTTATGgataaataaagaaaatgactTCATGATAAAAGAGACCTATATTatatttaagtcattttttaatttttatatttataaatatggaATACACGCACAAGCGCATACCCTAAAAGTGTTATTTAGgagtgttcatggttcggtttggatcggtttttccctaaaaagaaaccaaaccaagtaagtcgatttttcaaatattagaaccaaaccaaaccaattaaatcagttttttctcgattcggttcatgtcgatttttcgattttttttggttatttgtcggttttttcttaaatataagacatacactaccaaacacacatttcggcgaccacattttcatcgtaacactatcaaatcaattgccctttgagaaatctattatttaccaagatatattgatgataattgaatcaaatagtgatgaataatttaaggactcgattaaaaatatattatttttaacatgaaatagattcttacatttaacaaaagaaaactaccaattaaactagaatgtgaaggtaaagaactgtactaaaagtgtaaacgattaatatttactataaaatttttaaaactttgtataaaattatacatatatatatatataggtgtaataataaatttaaaatagctactcatatattcggtttggttcgtttttttttaattaaaaccaaaaccaaaccaaatttgattggtttttaaatttcaaaaccaaaaccaaacaaaaaaagtatcgatttttttggtcggtttagtttggttcgggttttcgaATTTTTATGAACATCCCAGTGTTCTTATTAAAAATAAGCTAAGCGCCATCCCAACACAATGTGACGAAATTACCCTTTGTTTATCAATTTCCACCAACCATACCCAATTTAAAACGTCCATCTCCTTTACAAATCCCACGCTATGGAGTCACTGACTCAAAAAGTTGCTCTCAAATTCTCTAAGGCCAATTTTGTCCCAGAAAAAGTTACTAACAGATATTTTCACAGGGGCAATTTGGTCAAACTAAAGTCACCTACCACCACCACTATCACCACCATAACCACCACTCCCACTAGAAATACCCCTGTTTCCCCCCCTATCTTTGTGTCCAAAAGAGCTGCCGTACCCAGAGCCGGTGAGGAAACCGAGCTGAAAACGACCCGGATCCGAGATCCAGTGAGCTCAGCAGATATGGCGTCTAAAGATCCGATTCTCAAAGACGATCGTATCGCTCGGATTTCTTCTTCTATTCGGGTCATCCCTGACTTTCCTAAACCCGGTACCCACTTCTTCCTTTTCAAACTTTCCTATGCTTGTAACTGTGAAAAGGAATGAATTTCTTACTAAGTCGTTTTTTTTTTGCAGGGATTATGTTTCAGGATATAACAACATTACTACTTGATACTAAGGCGTTTAAGGACACTATTGATTTGTTTCTTGAGAGATACAAGGACAAAAACATCAGTGTCGTTGCaggtttttccttttttcttttcttttctttttgttcattAAATGTGTTTTCTGCTTATTTAATCTCTGTTAAGATCTAAGATTTTTTTTTCCTGATTCTCACTATAAAAATGCTGAACTATTCTATTATGACGTTAGTACTTTAAAGGATTAAAAAATTCAAGCTTTAGAAGCTTAGGTTTTCAGATTTCTAGCTTTTGCTTTAAGTACTACAGCAGCAGGTCTTTTAGGTTGCCGGGCTCTCTATTATCAGCATTATTATGTGTAGCTTAAAAAGAAAGCACAAAAGGTTCAAAGTTTGTTTTAAAAGAATAGGCAAAATCtttataaaatgattttttttactttctAGAGTTAGATTAATCAGAATTAGAGCATCAAACCCGAATGGAATAGCCCAAGATAATTATAAACCCCTTTAAAGCACTTACACAATGTGGGACGACTATCTATCTCAACAAGATAATATTAGGTTCAGATTTGTacttttataaaaaaaagaaagctTCTTCTTGTGACTGATGATGAATCCTTTTTGTAGCTTGACCAAATTATTATAACTAATTTTGAGAGTTGCTATGCTGCTGACTCATGTATTTGGTTGAACACCTGATAAGTACTTAAGGCAAGCACGATGGCTTGATTTAATTGGCATACAAATATTTGGGCTGAAGAACTTTTGAATTGAGGTTTTGTTTGTTGATTGATTTTCTGGGGCTTGGGGGGCACTTTCTCCGCTAGTAATACTGATAGAGAATAACCAAACTTTCTCACCCTCCAAGATTTGGCTTCATGTGCAAATATTAAATGAGCTATGCAACTATAATTTGATGGATATTAGAACGAACCTTAAGTGTTCTTATGTGGTCAAGTTTAGTTGTTCAAGAACATGTTTCAATTTTATACATGTATATGTTAACCTGCATAAAGTATCTTCATGAAAAAAACATGCACCAAAAACAGTAGACTTCAATTTGGAATAGGGGCTATGACCCATATCAGACATATGGGCATTACACCCAAAATATGCATAGACGTGTGGAGATGTCATTTATGTCAGAAAAAAGGATCAAATTAGACCATGCTGGTACATATGGATGAGTTGATTTTTACAACAAATTTCACATTCCTTGAGAGAATGGTTTTCTACTTTGCATGCCCACAAGAAGTAAAAAAATTATTCATTCTCAATTGTGGGTCCATGTGTCCATTAGTTTAGAGATCATTGAATTTCGAGTTCATATGTGTAGCTGGTAAAAAGTACGAGAGCAGGCAATATAAAGCTCAAATTTTCACTATAGTGAGGTTCAAGAAATATAAGACAAAGAGATACTCGTCTTCCCTCTTAGGTTTTGCTTTCTTGTTATGAATGAGATACACTCCTAAACTGTAGATCTAAACTTAATCGGAATACCAGAGAGGTAATGTTGTGTTGTAATGTCGTACGCACCCAGCTCAATCGTTGTGCTTGTTTGTGTTTTACCTTCTTTTCTTAACGACTCTAAACAAACATGATTTCTTGGTAAGAAGGATACAGTATTGGCATTTCCTGTTCTGCTGTTCCTTCTTGCTGTTCCTTCTTAGCCTGTTTGACTCAAAATATTGCACTTGCAGATGATAATGGCCTGACATTTGTTCTGGGGAAATTAACTTTGAACATTATGGTAATGGTGTACTTCAGGTATTGAAGCAAGAGGTTTTATATTTGGTCCTCCCATCGCATTGGCTATTGGGGCAAAATTTGTCCCCATGAGGAAACCCAAGAAGTTGCCGGGTAAGCTTTATTCTATTTTTCTGCGTTTCCATCTCATCAGCAATTGTAGTTTTCTCAGCAATGAACTAGAACCTGATAGGTGGTTTTGAAAGACAGCCTTGGCCGTACAACTGTTTTTCTTGCATGTATTGTTGTTTTTGTCTCGAGCATGGGTGTACCTGCCAGCAAGAGAATGTCATCACAGCTAGGAACATTTATACAAGCTTATCTATTatcagaagaaaaagaaaacaaagaatatTTGTGCAAGCTTGAAACCGAGTCTCATGCAATGTAGCTGACTTCCGTGGAAAGTTCAAAAAATTTAAGGCTAATATACATTTTAAAAAGAAACAAGTAATCAAGTGCCCTGTTCGAAGTAAATCATTGTGCAATAAGTGCCTTTTGTGCTCTTAAAAGCCTACATACTCATTATTGGTTTTGTATTTTGGGATATTCTTAGCTTACATCTTGCTTTTCCAGTCCAACATTTGGTTTCTTAGGAAGTTATATCATCATTATGAGTTAACttagttatatatatacatatatatttatacacacacacacacttatatatatgtatatttttttcttGGTAACAAGTTTTTCATTAGCAGGGAAAATATTTACAAGTATAACTAATAACCCCCAAAGTTGGTCAAGTGGCCCAACTTCAGTGAACGTCTCCTATCACACTATGCTACTTAACTTCCTGTCAATTAAGCATGTACAAAATTAAGGGTAAAACTTCAGATTCTGTAGTTGTCTAGCTAGTCTTGGGCTTAAACTACCTCTGCAGTGCACTTCTTGGACAATCATTTTAACTATAGCTTCACCACTCCGCTGCTTCTGCTGGAAAAATCTGCAATTTCGTTCCTGCCATATATGGTATACAGTTGCACCCAATGCCATTCTATACACCTCTGCCTGTGAGTTCCTTCCTTTTGCATGCAAGATTGCCCATTCAACTTCCTCACTTCAGCTTAGTGCACTTCTTCTGATTCCCTGCCACTGTAAGACCCTATGCCATATGTTACAGTAGCATAGTATGATCAGGAGGTAAATTAGTTGTACTTGTGATGAACAATAAGAGCATAAGATAAGCATGAAGCAGGATGCAGCTTAATAATGGCAAATACATTGTCAAGTTCAAACTTTTAAGAATCAAGTTAAGGACTCTTAACTAGGTAAATTGATTAGAACCATTTACTGTTCAGCAAGTAGAATAATTGGGTCTTACATGACTATGTGCTTGTATGAAGGTCAAAACTTTTAACTATCACTGTTTATTGCCTCGACCTCCAAGATTCATGATAAAATTCAATGCTATTATCGAATGTTAGTTCTTTTGGCATTGGACCGTAACAAGCATTTCACTctgcttcttttcccattttattaGGGGAGGTTATTTCAGAAGAGTATTCTTTGGAGTATGGAACAGACAAGATTGAGATGCATGTAGGTGCCGTGCAAGCCGGTGAACGTGCACTTGTGGTAGATGATCTTATCGCAACTGGAGGGACCCTAGCTGCTGCAATTAGGCTTCTAGGTACTGTACCTATATTCAGTTCTATTCTTCTGAAATAGATATTCTAGTGGGTTGAAAGCCCCATGCGCTATTTCCAATTCCTTTTTCTCTCCTTAACTTGTCTCCCCTGACTTCAGACACAAGGTGAGTAAGATCAGAAGTTATCAGTTAGATAACTGAGAGAATCGTTTTGTTTAGTTGAGATGTTTGACCACCTTTTTTCCTTCCTACAATTTGAAGAGGACATCGTGTGACGTTGAAGTTtcaatttcttaaaatattttaatcttGTGTTTTTTTTCGCAGAGCGTGTTGGAGTTGAGGTGGTCGAGTGTGCATGTCTTATTGAGTTGCCAGAATTGAAGGTTTGCCTTGATTTCTATTGTAACATAATGAGATAATATGTCTGAGATTTAGCACCTGACTGCTGTGTTTTCTGAGCCCAATATTGTGAATGGGGACTTGTGAATGTATCCTCTTATTTTTCCTTGATTAACTCTAAATCTTCTGTCCCAAATTATTTCATTCCTCTATAATTGATAAGTGAGCTACTACGAGGTGGTCAATATACTTTTCTTCCCCAACTTTATGTTGTTCTTGTTCCAATATGTTATGCTAGTGACtttttgatttagttttgttATTCCCTCATTAATACTTTGCTGGTTACATTTGTTTAAATTCAGGGCCGGGACAGGTTAGGTGATAAGCCACTATTTGTTCTTGTGAGCTCAACCTGATCCTCAATTAGGAAATGGATCTAGACAGAGAGCTTCATTGAGGTGGAACTGTATTGGAGTGACATTTTGAATTTGGAGAGGagaaatctcatttttataacaACCATTGCCAATTATGGCCTTCAATGTGTGGATTGAAATAAGCCCTTGTTAGGTGCTTTCAGTTGACTTAGTTATTGTGAGAGATGCTCTCAATGAATTAAAGTCCTACTTTTATTGTTGTGGTAGTTGGTGGAACTCACTTCTGTGTGTATGACATCAAGTTCACCGCGAGTaagtggtggcaaaatggttaaaagaaaacagttaatcacccatattatccaccaagaaatgggttggataatgaactttttaaatacGGGTCAAATATGGGTAAGAactatattatccatttagaaaatggataaccaataatAGTCAATGCGTTTAATTTTTACACTTCAAtttggggttcctcaagtttgggagactaggaattctcccaaaagtgatcatattcatgaAGCTTCACCGGTTAACTCATTTTTTATGCATATTAAATATGGGTTAGGTTGGATAATTTATTTGTTTTCATTATCCGTTTTCGACCCGTCCCATATCTGACGTTTGCCACCCCTAACTACGAGAATCAGTTCAATCTTTGAGGATTTGAGTACCCTGTTTAATTTATGGTTATGGTAACTGTGTTTGGttaaaaggaaaaagggaagGATGGGAACTCATTGTTTTCTTGACCTAGGGGCAGTTATTTATTATGTTTCTTCATTGTTGCTGCTTCAGCAAAGGGATATACACTCCCCGTGTTACTCCTACCCTGGGAGCTAGAGAGCCTGTTTTTGAAGGACCGCTCGAGACCTTACCCCTCCCCGTGCAGCTCGAAATGCTAAATTGGTCGCTGGTGGGTGTTGGGGGCCATATTTCCCTCATCTTTCACTTGAGTTAGAGGGAAAATGGTTTTGCTCCTGTTTTATACTCTTTCTACTATATATTATGATGCTAGTCCGTCGATGATTctccccccaccccccaaacacacacacaaatatgTTCCTGCCTGATCTCTCTATGACGGCATTTTCTTTTTCCCTAACTTTATGATATTATTTCTAGCCCCCCTCCCTTCCCCCCCACCCCAAACAACTGACCACACACATGTTCCTTCCTGCGGCAGTGCTTCTAGAGCCGCCCCCTGTTCTGGAGCCAACGGGTTCTGAATGAT is a genomic window of Nicotiana tabacum cultivar K326 chromosome 16, ASM71507v2, whole genome shotgun sequence containing:
- the LOC107759759 gene encoding adenine phosphoribosyltransferase 1 codes for the protein MESLTQKVALKFSKANFVPEKVTNRYFHRGNLVKLKSPTTTTITTITTTPTRNTPVSPPIFVSKRAAVPRAGEETELKTTRIRDPVSSADMASKDPILKDDRIARISSSIRVIPDFPKPGIMFQDITTLLLDTKAFKDTIDLFLERYKDKNISVVAGIEARGFIFGPPIALAIGAKFVPMRKPKKLPGEVISEEYSLEYGTDKIEMHVGAVQAGERALVVDDLIATGGTLAAAIRLLERVGVEVVECACLIELPELKGRDRLGDKPLFVLVSST